One window from the genome of Phocoena phocoena chromosome 15, mPhoPho1.1, whole genome shotgun sequence encodes:
- the LAT gene encoding linker for activation of T-cells family member 1 translates to MEAVSLVLFVLGLLLLPLLAVLLMALCVRCRELPGSYGTAASDGLTPSSIVIKPPPTVAPWPPATSYPPVTYLLQSQPDLLRIPRSPQPPGGSPRMPSSQQDSDGANSVASYENEGASGAPAALVGRRLGPVLGSADPVSLPTPEAVCEDADEDEDEEDYPEGYLVVLPDNVPATGAAVPPAPASSNPGLRDSAFSMESGEDYVNVPESEESADASLDGSREYVNVSQELPPVERTKPAGRSSQEVEGEEAPDYENLQIH, encoded by the exons ATGGAGGCAGTCAGCCTGGTCCTCTTTGTGCTGGGCCTCCTGCTGCTGCCTCTCTTGGCTGTGCTGCTGATGGCATTGTGTGTGCGTTGCCGAGAGCTGCCAG GCTCATATGGCACTGCTGCCTCCGATGG TTTGACCCCAAGTAGCATCGTGATCAAACCGCCTC CCACAGTCGCCCCCTGGCCACCAGCCACTTCCTACCCGCCTGTGACCTACCTGCTCCAGAGCCAGCCAGACCTGCTCCGCATCCC GAGATCCCCACAGCCCCCCGGAGGCTCCCCCCGCATGCCGTCTTCCCAGCAGGACTCAGATGGCG CCAACAGCGTGGCCAGCTATGAGAACGAGGGTGCGTCAGGGGCCCCGGCGGCCCTGGTTGGGAGGAGGCTGGGGCCTGTCCTGGGCTCCGCTGACCCTGTGTCGTTACCCACCCCAGAGGCAGTCTGTGAGGATGCGGACGAAGATGAGGATGAGGAAGACTATCCCGAGGGCTACTT GGTCGTGCTTCCTGACAACGTCCCGGCCACTGGCGCCGCCGTCCCACCAGCTCCTGCGTCCAGCAACCCTGGCCTCCGAGATAGCGCCTTCTCCA TGGAGTCGGGGGAAGATTACGTGAATGTCCCTGAGAGTGAGGAGAGCGCGGATGCTTCTCTGG ATGGGAGCCGGGAGTACGTGAACGTGTCCCAGGAGCTGCCGCCCGTGGAGAGGACCAAGCCTG CCGGCCGGAGTTCCCAGGAGGTGGAGGGTGAGGAAGCTCCAGATTACGAGAATCTCCAGATCCACTGA